Proteins from one Camelina sativa cultivar DH55 chromosome 8, Cs, whole genome shotgun sequence genomic window:
- the LOC104705770 gene encoding caffeoylshikimate esterase-like, whose translation MGLHPVSEANTSSPFGSLSAAEFYSRHSVAHSSAYVTNPTGLKLFTQWWTPLNRPPLGLIAVVHGFTGESSWFLQLTSVLFAKSGYLTCAIDHQGHGFSDGLTAHIPNINLIVDDCISFFDDFRNRHSTSSSLPSFLYSESLGGAIALYITLRQKHQWNGLILSGGMCSISHKFKPPWPLQHLLTLAATLIPTWRVVPTRGSIAGVSFKEPWKRKLAFANPNRTVGRPRAATAYELVRVCEELQSRFEEVEVPLMIVHGGDDVVCDPASVEELYRRCSSKDKTIKIYPGMWHQLIGESEENVDLVFRDVLNWIKERSEVSTIEIGSKA comes from the coding sequence ATGGGACTCCACCCAGTCTCAGAGGCTAATACCTCAAGCCCCTTTGGCTCTCTATCCGCTGCAGAATTCTACTCCCGCCACTCCGTCGCCCACTCCTCCGCCTACGTCACCAACCCTACCGGCCTTAAACTCTTCACCCAATGGTGGACTCCACTCAACCGTCCACCACTCGGCCTCATTGCCGTCGTCCACGGCTTCACTGGCGAATCCAGCTGGTTCCTTCAACTAACCTCCGTCCTCTTTGCCAAATCCGGTTACCTCACTTGTGCCATTGACCACCAAGGCCACGGCTTCTCAGATGGTTTAACCGCTCACATCCCAAATATAAACCTCATCGTCGACGACTGCATTTCCTTCTTCGATGACTTCCGTAACCGTCACTCAACCTCTTCCTCTCTCCCTTCCTTCCTCTACTCCGAGTCTCTAGGTGGCGCTATCGCTCTCTACATTACCCTCCGTCAAAAACACCAATGGAACGGTCTTATACTCAGCGGTGGAATGTGTTCCATCAGCCACAAATTCAAACCTCCGTGGCCGTTACAACACCTCTTAACCCTAGCTGCTACTCTCATCCCCACCTGGCGTGTTGTCCCCACTCGCGGCTCCATCGCTGGCGTCTCTTTCAAGGAGCCCTGGAAGCGGAAACTTGCCTTTGCTAACCCTAACAGAACCGTAGGTCGACCACGAGCCGCCACAGCCTACGAGCTCGTACGAGTCTGCGAGGAACTTCAAAGTAGGTTTGAAGAAGTTGAAGTCCCGTTAATGATCGTACACGGCGGAGACGACGTCGTCTGTGATCCGGCCTCTGTCGAGGAGCTTTACCGTAGATGCAGTAGCAAAGACAAGACGATTAAGATTTATCCAGGAATGTGGCATCAGCTGATTGGAGAGTCGGAAGAGAACGTCGACTTGGTTTTCAGAGATGTTTTGAATTGGATTAAGGAACGATCTGAAGTCTCCACCATTGAAATTGGTAGCAAAGCTTAA
- the LOC104705771 gene encoding WPP domain-associated protein-like: MKDIMKEVEGKVKFSMADSTMMLLVQQAMDKAHEKIKTKHGLLLRLNAISIFYELAVLQLESCLSFVRQETDKLESNHVEVVRDLREIKDRLHHRLLETELAILEKDRQLLESSENQESLRNVLESKETELVHLQDLERKRFHNKIGDSIKEDEFSELKSSVDQQVMNLRQKLETEYDELRGETVDPSGVDIDVLKGTMDLAFNKMHHAIFLSELGPIEQSWRWSIERDSMSLLIKGFMNGLEEKMEKVMMVVRDYESGFKERVSSIRREVECLESQIEQIITNRSSSPRSCVATVSSLSSIDCEIVGVEKEPKEDEKEEEQEQDSSNFPVSKLIKSHESIIRRKSEELAPTKIESVKRQKSYNSSSSKQAVDDIVAGLDSLMSLNTKLLENMFDDSGGGRYDHEHEVVMDDNLDDVWMKMQKNRSVFSDNAIEEKEDAEMRLLILEDTYLTLLKGLITDENTNNRTAKEEEDEIKNWEKDYEILREDDEFKQELSWIVVTELLREASETVENHEKMEANNKRMIEVEGNRACLEISLLYDDFDSKIQEKLKMVTFRLQNLEIKIDSTIDCIAVLRRKESVYRTAFVLRSENLKKAETEVDLLGDQVDSLVKLLHQTLWTFHQHPLLLCNNSDILDISKMIKKELSCEDS, translated from the exons atgaaagataTAATGAAGGAAGTAGAAGGGAAAGTGAAGTTTTCAATGGCGGATTCGACAATGATGTTACTTGTCCAACAAGCTATGGACAAAGCTCATGAGAAGATCAAAACTAAACACGGTCTTCTCCTCCGTCTCAACGCCATTTCTATTTTCTACGAACTCGCTGTGTTACAGCTCGAGAGCTGCCTTAGTTTCGTCAGACAAGAGACCGATAAACTCGAGAGTAACCACGTGGAAGTGGTTCGCGATCTGAGAGAGATCAAAGACAGGCTTCACCACCGTCTCTTAGAGACAGAATTAGCGATTCTTGAGAAAGACAGACAGTTGTTGGAGAGTTCTGAGAACCAAGAGAGTCTAAGAAACGTGTTGGAGAGTAAAGAAACAGAGTTGGTTCATTTGCAAGAtcttgagagaaagagatttcATAACAAGATTGGAGATTCTATTAAAGAAGATGAGTTTTCTGAGCTGAAGAGCTCTGTTGATCAGCAAGTGATGAATCTTAGGCAAAAGCTTGAGACAGAGTACGATGAATTGAGAGGAGAAACAGTGGATCCTTCAGGGGTTGATATCGATGTTTTGAAAGGGACAATGGATCTTGCTTTCAACAAGATGCATCACGCTATATTCTTGTCCGAATTAGGTCCGATTGAACAGAGTTGGAGATGGTCTATAGAGAGAGACTCAATGTCGTTACTGATAAAAGGTTTCATGAATGGTTTAgaggagaagatggagaaggtaATGATGGTTGTGAGAGATTATGAATCAGGTTTTAAAGAACGAGTTAGTTCAATTCGTAGAGAGGTAGAGTGTTTAGAATCTCAGATTGAACAGATCATTACCAATAGATCTTCATCTCCTAGATCATGTGTAGCAACAGTATCATCATTATCTTCAATAGATTGTGAAATTGTTGGTGTTGAGAAAGAACCTAAAGaggatgaaaaagaagaagaacaagaacaagattcaAGCAATTTTCCTGTTTCGAAGTTGATAAAGAGTCATGAATCAATAATTAGGAGGAAAAGTGAAGAGCTTGCTCCTACCAAAATCGAGTCTGTTAAACGTCAAAAGAGCTACAACAGCTCTAGCTCGAAGCAAGCTGTTGATGATATTGTGGCAGGTCTTGATAGCTTGATGAGTCTTAACACTAAGCTGTTGGAAAATATGTTTGATGATAGTGGTGGTGGTAGGTATGATCATGAGCATGAAGTGGTAATGGATGATAATTTGGATGATGTTTGGATGAAAATGCAGAAGAATAGATCAGTGTTTTCAGACAATGCTAtagaggagaaagaagatgcAGAGATGAGATTGTTAATATTGGAAGATACTTACTTGACTTTGCTCAAAGGTTTAATAACAGATGAGAACACAAACAATAGAACggcgaaagaagaagaagacgagattAAGAATTGGGAGAAAGATTATGAGATTCTTCGTGAAGATGATGAATTCAAACAAGAACTCAGTTGGATTGTTGTAACAGAGTTGCTAAGAGAAGCTTCAGAGACAGTGGAGAATCATGAAAAGATGGAAGCAAACAATAAACGAATGATTGAGGTAGAAGGAAACAGAGCCTGCTTGGAGATCTCTTTATTGTATGATGATTTTGATTCGAAGATTCAAGAGAAGTTAAAGATGGTAACGTTCAG GTTACAAAATTTGGAGATAAAGATTGATTCAACGATAGATTGTATAGCAGTGTTGAGACGAAAAGAATCAGTTTATAGAACAGCTTTTGTTCTTAGGTCTGAAAATCTCAAAAAGGCAGAAACTGAG GTTGATCTTCTTGGAGATCAAGTCGATTCGCTTGTGAAGCTTCTACATCAAACACTTTGGACATTTCATCAACATCCATTGCTTCTCTGCAACAACTCAGAT atatTGGACATCTCGAAGATGATCAAGAAAGAGTTATCATGTGAGGATTCATGA
- the LOC104705773 gene encoding pentatricopeptide repeat-containing protein At5g15010, mitochondrial-like → MRGTFLIRSRLLIFRAPAVNCLRSSPVLLNPSDTCIVRPHLDPPPVACMLPLSLCSMFSTSKQVGFNQSNNDESEEEIDLNLDCIISDDVKVIVKLLKDCGSDRKELRNKLEQCDVKPSNESVVEVLSQVRNDWETAFTFFVWSGKQQGYVRSVREYHSMISILGKMRKFDTAWTLIDEMRKFSPSLVNSQTLLIMIRKYCAVHDVGKAINTFHAYKRFKLDMGIDDFQSLLSALCRYKNVSDAEHLIFCNKNAYPFDAKSFNIVLNGWCNVIGSPRESERVWLEMGNVGVKHDVVSYSCMISCYSKGGSLNKVLRLFDRMKKEGIEPDRKVYNAVVHSLAKARFVSEARSLMKKMEEEKGMEPNVVTYNSLIKPLCKARKTEEAKQAFDEMLEKGLLPTIRTYHAFMRILRTGEEVFELLAKMRKMGCEPTVDTYIMLIRKLCRWRDFDSVLLLWDEMKEKGVGPDLSSYIVMIHGMFLNGKIEEAFGFYIEMKEKGMRPNEHVEDMIQSWFSGKQYAEQRIIDLKGNASEGDIVKKSEREENFLKQPEVRRVVRGHGYSYWDE, encoded by the coding sequence ATGAGAGGAACCTTTCTGATTAGATCAAGGCTACTGATTTTTAGGGCTCCTGCCGTTAATTGTTTAAGATCTAGTCCTGTCTTGCTTAATCCGAGCGATACATGTATCGTTCGGCCGCATTTGGATCCTCCTCCCGTAGCTTGTATGCTTCCTTTGAGTCTCTGTTCTATGTTCTCTACTTCGAAGCAAGTAGGATTTAATCAGAGTAATAATGAcgaaagtgaagaagagattgaCCTCAATCTTGATTGTATCATAAGTGATGATGTTAAAGTGATTGTGAAGCTCTTGAAAGATTGTGGGAGTGACCGGAAGGAACTAAGGAACAAGCTTGAGCAATGTGATGTGAAGCCGTCGAATGAATCAGTGGTGGAGGTTCTTTCTCAAGTTCGTAATGATTGGGAAACTGCTTTCACTTTCTTCGTTTGGTCAGGGAAGCAGCAAGGTTATGTTCGCTCTGTTCGTGAGTATCACTCTATGATCTCTATTCTTGGTAAAATGAGAAAGTTTGATACAGCTTGGACATTGATTGATGAGATGAGAAAGTTTAGTCCTTCTCTTGTTAACTCACAGACGCTTTTGATCATGATTAGGAAGTATTGTGCTGTACATGATGTTGGTAAAGCCATTAACACGTTTCACGCCTACAAAAGGTTCAAACTTGATATGGGGATTGATGATTTCCAGAGTTTGCTTTCTGCTCTTTGTAGATATAAGAACGTTTCAGATGCTGAGCATTTGATCTTTTGTAATAAGAATGCGTATCCGTTTGACGCCAAAAGTTTCAACATTGTTCTTAATGGATGGTGTAACGTGATTGGTAGCCCACGGGAGTCTGAACGAGTCTGGTTGGAGATGGGAAATGTTGGAGTCAAACACGATGTCGTGTCTTATTCGTGCATGATATCTTGCTACTCGAAAGGTGGAAGCTTGAATAAGGTTCTCAGACTTTTCGATCGGATGAAGAAAGAGGGTATAGAGCCAGACAGAAAAGTTTACAACGCTGTGGTTCACTCTCTTGCCAAAGCTAGGTTTGTCTCCGAGGCTAGgagtttgatgaagaaaatggaggaggagaaaggGATGGAGCCAAATGTTGTTACTTACAACTCTCTCATCAAACCTCTTTGCAAGGCTAGAAAAACCGAAGAGGCTAAACAGGCTTTTGATGAGATGCTGGAGAAAGGACTCTTGCCAACAATACGCACATACCATGCTTTTATGCGGATACTAAGAACAGGAGAAGAGGTTTTTGAGCTGTTAGCTAAGATGAGAAAAATGGGTTGTGAACCAACTGTGGATACGTACATAATGTTGATCCGTAAGTTATGTAGGTGGCGCGATTTCGATAGTGTGTTATTGTTGTGGGatgagatgaaggagaaggGGGTTGGTCCGGACCTTAGCTCATACATTGTGATGATACATGGGATGTTCTTGAATGGTAAAATAGAAGAAGCGTTTGGGTTCTATATAGAGATGAAGGAAAAGGGTATGAGACCAAATGAACATGTTGAAGATATGATTCAAAGCTGGTTTTCAGGTAAACAGTATGCAGAACAGCGGATAATAGATTTGAAAGGGAATGCTTCGGAAGGAGATATTGTGAAGAAATCTGAAAGGGAAGAGAACTTTCTAAAGCAGCCTGAGGTGAGAAGGGTTGTGAGAGGACATGGATATTCGTATTGGGATGAATAG